Below is a genomic region from Vitis riparia cultivar Riparia Gloire de Montpellier isolate 1030 chromosome 5, EGFV_Vit.rip_1.0, whole genome shotgun sequence.
GATGAAGGTGTTTGAGTCCATAGGAATATTAACCCAGGTATCTTGGAATGCAATGATTGATGCCCATATGAAAATAGGAGATACCCATGAAGCCTTTCTTGTATTTCAGCAGGCACCCGAGAAGAATGTGGTTTCATGGACATCTATGATCACTGGGTATGCAAGAAATGGGCATGGGGAACAAGCTCTTAGCTTCTTTGTCAAGATGATGGAAAATCACATCCAACCAGATGATTTTACATTTGGGGCTGTTCTACATGCATGTTCTAGCTTGGCAACACTAGGGCATGGTAAAATGATCCATGGCAGCATAATCCACCATGGTTTTCATGCTTATGTCTATGTTGGAAATGGCTTAGTGAACATGTATGCCAAGTGTGGAGACATACAAGGATCAAACACTGCATTTAAAGAGATTCTCGGGAAGGATTTGGTTTCTTGGAATGCAATGTTATTTGGATTAGGGATGCATGGACATGCCACCCAAGCTCTAGAGCTTTATGAAGAAATGGTGGCATCTGGTATGAAACCAGATAAGGTGACTTTTATTGGCCTGCTGATGACTTGCAGCCACTCAGGGCTCATAGAGAAAGGTCAGGCTCTTTTTGAATCAATGGTTTCAGTTTATGGGCTCTCCCAAGAAACAGAGCATGTGGTGTGCATGGTGGATTTGCTTGGCCGGGGTGGATACTTGGCACAAGCAAGAGAGTTGGTTGATGAATATTCGAGAACAGGTCGTGCAGAGACCAGTTTGCCTGAGGCTTTACTAGGAGCATGTTTTGCACATAGTGAGGTTAGGATGGGGGCAAATTTGGGGGAATATTTAAAGGTTTTTGAACCTCAAAAAGAGATGAGCTATGTTTTGCTATCTAACCTGTATTGTGTGAGTGGCCAGTGGAAGGAAGCAGAAATGGTTAGGAAGACAATGACAGATCATGGGGTGAAGAAAATGCCTGGTTGTAGCTGGATAGAGGTAAGAAATAAGGTGACAGTTTTTGTAGCCGGGAACCATTCACATCCCTACATGGAAGAGTTGTGTAAGATACTAAACTTCCTCAAATTTGAAATGAGAAATCCATTCTTTTCTGGTTTCAAGAATTGAGGAGATAGAAGGGCATTTAGCTTCTGTCAACTGTGATTATCCCTACTATGACAGTATGACATGTTGGTTATAACATGCTGTTCTCAGTTGCAGCTGAAAGAATAAAATGACCATTCAGGTCTGGCCAATTTCACAAGAAATGAGCAAGCTTGGCCTTAGCTCCTCACCAGGGGGACTGATGTTGTAATTGTTGAAGATGCGCAATTTTAGAAATCTTACCAGAGAAGGTGGGGCAGGCTCAGGAAGAAAATTGCATCCAAGCCTACTACAAATGCTTAGGTCAAGAATAGGCCCAAAAGCGAGCCCAAACCACAAAAAACTGGTCTTAAGGCCAAATTGTCACGGCCTGCTAAGTATGAGTGCGGAGAGCACTTGAGCGGCCTAAACGGTGCTTGAATGCCCACTGGTTCTTGGACCACTCTTAACATAATGGTAAAGAAAGGCAAATTCCCAAAATAAGACAGGTCTTTGTATGATCACAAGATATCAAATATAAGCTAGTTCATGTCAATAAGACGAATCACTTGATGGATTTGGGTCATATGAGAGGTAGTGTAAAAGGCGAACATAGCCAAAACCTAAGCTAGCTTAGTAAATCCAGACAAGGAAATATAAATGAGAATATCTCATGAAGCATTGAACAAGTTCGCAAGAATCTCTTAGACCTAAGACGAGGTCAAATGAGTGACCTCAAGAGGAAATGAGAGTAGAGACCTAAGTGTCATGGACTTAAACCTTTCCTAAGCTCACATACAACACTTAGACAACTCAAACCACTTGATATTGCTAAATCAGTTTTTCCTCGAACTTAGCTTTTTATGCTAATAAGTTAGTCATTCCTTGAACTTAGCTTACCCTTCTTTCCTCGAACTCGACTTCCTTTGCTAAGCAATGCATGTAACACGCTAGGAACAACAAAAGGGCCAATACTTAAGAGAGTTTAGAAAAATGGAACTTATATGGCACTAAAATACTTTACAAGGCTTAGAAGACTCTCAAGTGTTTGATGTCTTGTCCAAATGAGGTCAtcctctatttataggcacctaATGAAGTCTCTAGAACCCTCAAAGTTTCTCACTACtctaaaattatctaaaatatcCTATAAGATCATTATCTATTTATAGGCACTCAAGGAACTCTGTAGAACCCTCAAAAGGTTTCCCACTACTCTAGAGTTATCTAGAATATCCTATATAAATCCTATGTATAAAAGTAAGTCTAAGATGTCTCTAGAACTCTTCACATTTCTCCACACCTTTCCTTTGTCTTCCATCCTTGTGTAGGGATGTGTGAAAGTCTCCAGACTTTTCTAGATCTTTCTATACTCCTTCACTAGTGTAGGTAACTCTAGATGATTCAAGAAGCTTCCTACTTCTCTATATAAGCTTAAATGAGGGTTATTTTGAGCAAGTTGTGACATAAGGTTCACCTAATTGATTTAACAAAGACAATAATGGGCATTGTGAAGTCTAACTAATCCAACCTAGGTTAATGACCTAAGATGAGGGGATGAATTGggtgatatttaatttttacaaaaattaaactttaataaatgaaattaattaagaaaaagaatgataagcatgtgaattaataattaatttaaatagaGAGCATAAAAAGAATGATGTAAGTATTGTTTCACATTAGTTTAGCCAATTTCTGACTTATATATACTCTCCTAAAGCTTCAATTAATCCAGGACTTTAATCAAAGCATTCACTTCATAtgataatattataattctAATCAATCCTCTACACATCTTCCAGTGAATGCTTGAAGTTTCTCAAATGAAATATCGAAGATTTGATAACAATCCTAGTAAGCAAGATTGActcaaaatatataatgaaatcTAGGATTAGATCAAGATGCACTAAAGGATTTGAAAGTTTTGGATTGAATGTGCTTGAGACACTCAATGAGAATTCTTTGGGTAGGTGAGAAATGGATACaaaagttttctattttcataatGTAATTTGGAGCTCATATTTATACGAGGGAAACTTAAAATAGTTATTAGGCTCACAGTTTAAGTTTGATTAATTGAGTAACTAGTTGACTCAATTTActaattatttagtattaaatGCTTTGACAAGTGACCATTAGGGTATTAGGGACTTGATCAATCCTTATCCTGTCAAAGTTATGCCTTAACTGGTTAGAATAGCCTTCTATCAAATTGTGGTGCTTTTTACCCTCTCGACTAGTTGAGCTTAAGCAACTCAACCAATTCCCTTATAACTTGACCATTTTGAAGATTTTGCAAGTTTTAGGGCTAAATCAATATCAGGAACAATGTGTAAGCCTCCTAAAACAATCTATGAACcttttaaacaatatttttaaaagattttagcCAAAGTTCTGTATAAAACATGGATTCATCCATTTTTGAGAAAAGGATGATATGGATAAGTTTAAAAGGATTAGGGgcatagaaattttaaattaacccCGGTGCACCATAAACCATTCTTACACAAGGTTCTTTAAGGGTCTTCAATGAGTTCAAGTCTTCATTTACTTAAATTTGTCCATGACTTGATATTTGACTTGAGTTAATTCCTTAGAACCTATTAAGCTTGATAAAATCATTAGTATCATTAATCTCATGTTGTTATTATAAAAACACAATTAGAGGAAACTTAGagtattttttaacaatttttgaaaaacaattgttgaaaatagtttttgaaaattgttttatgatgttttgtataataaaagttttttagaacctaaattatttttaacctcTTTTCTATGTTGTTAAATATACTAGTAGTATGTTGTGTATGTGGTGTATGTGTGTGATATATGTTAATGTGCAGGCTTTGGGATTAACTAATTAACCATATGTTAATGTTTGTATAACCAACAAAAGAAATGGACCAAAAAACTTGACCAAATTCTACCAAGTTCATATtccaaattttatcaatatCAAAGTAATATGCATCTacgaaaaagaagaaatttgttggcaactaattaaataaacaatCGAAACACATAAggtaaaaaagaagaaaaatgaggcAATAGtaggaaattaataaaaaaaaaatagataaatcaaaaacataatcatttgtgcatgaataatttatttggtttataaaaaaagtaatataaatataatttaaaaaatgacacgtaaattcaaggaaaaataaatcattaaactTAGAGTAAatttatggaaaatataaatgaaaaaaatacaagtAAAGACAACaaatattagagaaaaaaaatagatttagggaagaataattttttaagtggTAATGATTATTGAgagttacaaaaaaaataaatagaaaatgtgAAGGTAATTATGATATAGGTATCGTGTTTTCCAAATTAGTAGCTTGTGTGgatattttcacaaatatttgactttcaaaaacaatttgtttttgttacatatgaataagatttttttaaaaaaatttaggtcATTACAAATAACgatttagaataaaatattaatgaatattaGATGGGTCAAATCAagcaaaattattatttatttaattattttaaaataaataagaagttCTTCACCAAAAGATTCCATTTGTTACTTTATTATCTTTATCCCAAttcataagataaaattttactCTAAAAAGTCTTAATTAAACTATTCTTATCTCTAGTATAAGCATTGTTACAATATActgtttaagaaaaaaattaaaataatagaacATTACTAACCACtttcatttctaatttaatttaaattattttatcgagtatggtaaaaaataattcactCAACCTTGTGTAATTTCAGTATTCAAGATGATAGAAACTAATATACAATTTGTGTGCGATAAGAaagggaattaaaaaaaaaagttaaggtttgagaaaaaaaattacaaaaatagagAATGAAGTAGAAACTAAAAAACCTAAACACTTGTAAATaacattttctaaaaagttaaaatgttaatattttgTTCCTAAGTCAATTTGGCAAAGGGAttgttacttattttaaaaatattaaaattatctttatctCTCATGTAAACattgttaaaatataatttctaaggaaaaaaaacatacaaagttttagtaattatttttacttagtaaattaagtatgtttagtaaaataacttaatagtatgacttaaagttaaaaataactttaaataataagtaaaaataattaacttatttttaagtgcattttttcattttattttttttacccttatttaCCCTAATTAcctttaagattttttttgttattccgTAACCTTCATTGTTACTCAACCTCGATTGTTCCACCTTCATTGTTGCATTAACTCTCCTTGGCTTCAAGATTAACATTACGAACGACTACTTCTTCATTAAGAGGTCACattctatttctcattttttgtaaGTTGCAATATAaatgttgtttgatttttttaatattaattttaaaataatttcttgtgTATTTATTTAGTagtcaaatattatttcatcctttataataaatattttgtaattattttataaaattttatgtatttataatactttaatgtgcatttaaaaaaaattattactttatattaaTAAGGTAAAtgttagttataatttatatgttaaatatgtcaatttgtgATTTACAATAagttttttagttaattttatcaaaacaaatttaataattttaaaataataattaagtaataagttttaaatcaacaacataagtataatttaatttaaagtcaacttaagttattaattaaaaagtattaagttttactgaACACCATCGGTCCAATACTTTTCATATTCTCTTACATCTCTTTAATTTATAACTTTCCATATAACTCATATTTTCTAAATCcctctacaaaataaataaaatatattatattgttttatgtatataaatacattatttaTTCTACCACAACAAATCTTAGTAGGTAtttgataaaccaacttaataacttaaagtaatttaataacataatttaagttattaagtatgTTTTGTAAACTAActtaataatataacttaaagtcaaaaacaattttaagtaataaataaaaataattaatttattattaagttcacatatttattttacatttccATCCATATTTTCTCTTACTACCTTCATGATCTTTCTTATTACTCCATATCTCCATTGTTACATAACCTCAATTGTCCTActtataatttatgatgataaatatatcgatttgatgatttaaaataaatttgaaattaattttatcatacaaccttaatatttaacttaataattaagtaataagttctAAGTTAACTACTtgagtataatttaacttaaaatcaacttaagtcattaagtaataagtatttaGTTTTtccaaacacccccttaatcTATCAAATTCATATACCTTTTCTTTAAAACTTATTTGGGAAGATAACTATGATAGAAGCTATTTGAGTGtagtttttctatatttatgtttttttggtCCGAAAAGGTCccattaaaaaatttacttccTTGGAGAAACTATTTATACTCTTCTAAGTTTACCATTTgtttcatataatttttctatttcaaatttaaaataacttattaaagatatatt
It encodes:
- the LOC117914176 gene encoding pentatricopeptide repeat-containing protein At2g36980, mitochondrial; this encodes MHSHLFQTTSKIVALAKLGRITSARRLFDEMPHKDTVAWNAMLASYSQLGLHQQALCLFHHMRIANSRPDRFTFTATLSACAGLGELRRGMKIHAQVVVSGCQSSLPVGNSLIDMYGKCLSATSARRVFEEMSIRNEVSWCSLLFAYTSSGLFDVARVVFDGMPKKVEIAWNIMISGYGQCGDVELCLGLFKKMREDSLQPDQWTFSALVNALCELQEPSYGYMMHGFIIKSGWVKAVEVSNSILSFYSKLGCKDDVMKVFESIGILTQVSWNAMIDAHMKIGDTHEAFLVFQQAPEKNVVSWTSMITGYARNGHGEQALSFFVKMMENHIQPDDFTFGAVLHACSSLATLGHGKMIHGSIIHHGFHAYVYVGNGLVNMYAKCGDIQGSNTAFKEILGKDLVSWNAMLFGLGMHGHATQALELYEEMVASGMKPDKVTFIGLLMTCSHSGLIEKGQALFESMVSVYGLSQETEHVVCMVDLLGRGGYLAQARELVDEYSRTGRAETSLPEALLGACFAHSEVRMGANLGEYLKVFEPQKEMSYVLLSNLYCVSGQWKEAEMVRKTMTDHGVKKMPGCSWIEVRNKVTVFVAGNHSHPYMEELCKILNFLKFEMRNPFFSGFKN